In Candidatus Equadaptatus faecalis, the sequence GTGAGTCAAGCCTGTAGTAATTGCTTCCTTCTTTGCTGAGTATGTTAATTACGAGATGACCGGCGTCAACAAGGCACCATTTGCTGCTGTCCGCTCCTTCAACGTTGTACGGTACTTTTATTTTGTCAAGGAATTCTTCGGCAGTATCGCGCAGTGTTTTCGCATGAAGATCGCTGCGGGCTATCGCAACAATAAATGCCTCGGTGAAACCTGATACTTCGCTCAAATCGTGCACACTGACTTCAAGCGCCTGTTTGTCCATCAAAGCATCGATTATCGGTTTGTAATTTTTCATAAAGCTTTCGTCAGGCTGTGTCATTTTTTTCCTCCCGTGTAAATTTAATTCTGTGACAGTACGTTATTTTACCGTTTCTTTTATGCTTTCAAGCATTTTAAATACTTCCTTGTAGTCATGCCCCAGTATAACGGACACTTTTGTCGTCTGTGCGTTGGAGCGTATCAGATTGTCCGGTACGCTGAGCAACGCTCCGAGTTTCTTCGCGCTTTCGGCATCGGAAGAGCCTGAGCCGGTAGGGTAAGAAATCGTCGAAGCCGCACCCGTCGGATAAGAAATATTAGTGTACATGTAATCGTTATGTTTTGCATTGCCCACATAGACAACGTCCACGCCAAGGGTCTGCAATTCCTTTGCAAGCGCGGCTGAAATTCCTTTGGCTCCGGATCCGTTAAGCACGGCGACAGGCTGTGTAATGCCCTGAACTGTCTTAAGGATTTCTTCTTTATCCCTTACAGCCGCAG encodes:
- the rsfS gene encoding ribosome silencing factor, with the protein product MTQPDESFMKNYKPIIDALMDKQALEVSVHDLSEVSGFTEAFIVAIARSDLHAKTLRDTAEEFLDKIKVPYNVEGADSSKWCLVDAGHLVINILSKEGSNYYRLDSLWGDAPNEKFTDESDPAEELFK